In Vibrio lentus, a single genomic region encodes these proteins:
- a CDS encoding M14 family metallopeptidase, with product MKIFSNFESGNIHVVSADSPQNIQLTIPADNQTEISQWFHFRLESEAQQAHHFEIGQLATSAYPEGWKDYDVVASYDREEWFRIPSQFDGDTLSFDIIPEHDSMYFAYFAPYSYDRHQDLLHSAQTHPACKLETLGHTLDNNDITLLTIGEPSEEKKNIWVIGRQHPGETMAEWLIEGLLQRLLDETDTVGRSLLDSVVFRVVPNMNPDGSIRGHLRTNAIGVNLNREWQSPSMERSPEVFLVRERMLETGVDLCLDIHGDEAIPYNFVAGSEGTPSYNERIAKLENHFKQALLTITPEFQDEFGYDKDEPGKANMTVGTNWISEQFKCLAYTVEMPFKDHISHADELYGWSPERSVAFGHDMLAAVWATVDEL from the coding sequence ATGAAAATTTTCAGCAACTTCGAAAGCGGCAACATTCACGTCGTTTCAGCAGATTCACCACAAAACATTCAACTGACGATCCCAGCAGACAACCAGACTGAAATATCTCAGTGGTTCCACTTCCGTTTAGAGAGTGAAGCTCAACAAGCTCATCACTTTGAAATCGGTCAATTGGCAACTTCTGCTTATCCTGAAGGCTGGAAAGATTACGATGTGGTTGCATCTTATGACCGTGAAGAATGGTTCCGTATCCCATCTCAGTTCGATGGCGACACACTAAGTTTCGACATCATTCCTGAACACGATTCAATGTACTTCGCGTACTTCGCGCCGTACTCATACGATCGTCATCAAGATCTTCTGCACAGTGCTCAAACGCACCCTGCTTGTAAGCTAGAAACTCTGGGTCACACATTAGACAACAATGACATCACTTTGCTAACTATCGGTGAGCCAAGTGAAGAGAAGAAAAACATCTGGGTTATTGGTCGCCAACACCCTGGCGAGACCATGGCTGAATGGCTAATCGAAGGCTTGCTTCAACGTCTACTCGATGAGACAGACACAGTAGGCCGCTCACTGCTAGACAGCGTTGTATTCCGTGTTGTGCCTAACATGAACCCAGATGGCAGCATCCGCGGTCACTTACGTACTAACGCGATTGGCGTTAACCTGAACCGTGAATGGCAATCACCTTCTATGGAACGCAGCCCAGAAGTATTCCTTGTTCGCGAGCGCATGCTAGAAACGGGCGTTGACCTATGTCTAGACATTCACGGCGACGAAGCAATCCCGTATAACTTTGTCGCGGGTAGCGAAGGCACGCCTTCATACAACGAACGCATTGCAAAACTAGAGAATCACTTCAAGCAAGCGCTTCTGACTATCACGCCAGAGTTCCAAGATGAATTTGGTTACGATAAAGACGAGCCAGGCAAAGCGAATATGACGGTTGGCACAAACTGGATCAGCGAGCAGTTCAAATGTTTGGCTTACACCGTAGAGATGCCATTTAAAGATCACATCAGCCACGCTGACGAACTGTACGGTTGGTCTCCAGAGCGTAGCGTTGCATTTGGTCACGACATGCTAGCAGCGGTTTGGGCAACAGTAGACGAGCTATAA
- a CDS encoding nitrogenase-stabilizing/protective protein NifW, which yields MNQTEFQQKIASFTSIEQVLDYFEIGFDSKFIDQNRIELVKRFNGYLILSKPDDWFSGRRALKNAYCKVQRSKLDRYTRSACRGCTTCQRR from the coding sequence ATGAACCAAACAGAATTCCAACAAAAAATAGCGAGTTTCACTTCGATTGAACAAGTGCTTGATTACTTTGAAATTGGATTTGATAGCAAGTTCATCGACCAAAATAGAATAGAGCTTGTGAAGCGCTTCAATGGTTATCTGATCCTGTCAAAACCGGATGATTGGTTTTCTGGAAGAAGAGCGCTGAAAAATGCCTATTGTAAGGTGCAACGCAGTAAGCTGGATCGCTACACACGATCAGCCTGTCGTGGCTGTACTACTTGCCAGCGTCGATAG
- a CDS encoding TIGR02450 family Trp-rich protein, giving the protein MNRINPRKLLRSKWTAVSPVKKEKHFMITEVEFEEGEVIRCLIEAVMTKREEAINWRDLTDKDHWLPGWK; this is encoded by the coding sequence ATGAATCGAATCAATCCAAGGAAGTTACTTCGTAGTAAATGGACCGCGGTTAGCCCGGTAAAGAAGGAGAAACACTTCATGATTACTGAGGTTGAATTCGAAGAAGGGGAGGTGATTCGTTGCTTAATAGAAGCGGTGATGACCAAACGAGAGGAAGCCATCAATTGGCGGGATTTGACCGACAAAGATCATTGGCTTCCTGGTTGGAAATAA